From the genome of Danio rerio strain Tuebingen ecotype United States chromosome 2, GRCz12tu, whole genome shotgun sequence, one region includes:
- the LOC100537796 gene encoding ETS domain-containing transcription factor ERF-like isoform X3 produces the protein MECNCNSSLGPFSSTYWSRTVLFPDWAYKPAWSPGSRQVQLWHFLLELLGRGEGGAITWGSEWGEFVIRDPERLAKLWGERKGKPHMNYDKLSRALRYYYNKRILHKTKGKRFTYRFNFSKLILVNYPSLPTCPQNTPSAPFSVFPSQLSFYNSSIDRVCSQFLIPFCCPTASLNPSPFPRYIQSKGRFPSFLGHLPQGLTYQSSPPCHQSAPPFSSANL, from the exons ATGGAGTGTAATTGTAATTCCTCTCTCGGCCCTTTTTCCTCAACTTACTGGAGCAGAA CAGTGCTTTTTCCGGACTGGGCGTATAAACCCGCCTGGTCTCCGGGCTCGCGGCAGGTGCAGTTGTGGCACTTTCTGTTAGAGCTTTTGGGGCGTGGCGAGGGCGGAGCTATAACTTGGGGCAGCGAATGGGGAGAGTTTGTGATCAGAGATCCAGAGAGGCTGGCTAAACTGTGGGGGGAGAGGAAGGGCAAACCACACATGAATTATGATAAACTCAGCAGAGCTTTAAG gtattATTATAATAAGCGCATTTTACACAAGACCAAAGGAAAACGTTTTACCTACAGGTTTAACTTCAGCAAGCTAATCTTAGTGAACTATCCAAGTCTTCCAACCTGCCCACAG aataCACCATCTGCCCCCTTCTCTGTCTTTCCTTCTCAGCTTTCCTTCTACAACTCTTCTATTGACAGGG TATGCAGTCAATTTCTCATCCCCTTCTGCTGCCCTACAGCTTCCCTAAACCCCTCCCCTTTCCCCAGGTACATCCAATCCAAAGGCAGATTCCCTTCTTTCCTGGGCCACCTCCCTCAGGGATTAACCTATCAGAGCTCTCCTCCCTGTCACCAGTCAGCTCCGCCCTTCAGTTCAGCCAATCTTTAA
- the LOC100537796 gene encoding ETS domain-containing transcription factor ERF-like isoform X7 yields MECNCNSSLGPFSSTYWSRTVLFPDWAYKPAWSPGSRQVQLWHFLLELLGRGEGGAITWGSEWGEFVIRDPERLAKLWGERKGKPHMNYDKLSRALRIHHLPPSLSFLLSFPSTTLLLTGLVCSQFLIPFCCPTASLNPSPFPRYIQSKGRFPSFLGHLPQGLTYQSSPPCHQSAPPFSSANL; encoded by the exons ATGGAGTGTAATTGTAATTCCTCTCTCGGCCCTTTTTCCTCAACTTACTGGAGCAGAA CAGTGCTTTTTCCGGACTGGGCGTATAAACCCGCCTGGTCTCCGGGCTCGCGGCAGGTGCAGTTGTGGCACTTTCTGTTAGAGCTTTTGGGGCGTGGCGAGGGCGGAGCTATAACTTGGGGCAGCGAATGGGGAGAGTTTGTGATCAGAGATCCAGAGAGGCTGGCTAAACTGTGGGGGGAGAGGAAGGGCAAACCACACATGAATTATGATAAACTCAGCAGAGCTTTAAG aataCACCATCTGCCCCCTTCTCTGTCTTTCCTTCTCAGCTTTCCTTCTACAACTCTTCTATTGACAGGG CTAGTATGCAGTCAATTTCTCATCCCCTTCTGCTGCCCTACAGCTTCCCTAAACCCCTCCCCTTTCCCCAGGTACATCCAATCCAAAGGCAGATTCCCTTCTTTCCTGGGCCACCTCCCTCAGGGATTAACCTATCAGAGCTCTCCTCCCTGTCACCAGTCAGCTCCGCCCTTCAGTTCAGCCAATCTTTAA
- the LOC100537796 gene encoding ETS domain-containing transcription factor ERF-like isoform X9, producing MECNCNSSLGPFSSTYWSRTVLFPDWAYKPAWSPGSRQVQLWHFLLELLGRGEGGAITWGSEWGEFVIRDPERLAKLWGERKGKPHMNYDKLSRALRIHHLPPSLSFLLSFPSTTLLLTGLP from the exons ATGGAGTGTAATTGTAATTCCTCTCTCGGCCCTTTTTCCTCAACTTACTGGAGCAGAA CAGTGCTTTTTCCGGACTGGGCGTATAAACCCGCCTGGTCTCCGGGCTCGCGGCAGGTGCAGTTGTGGCACTTTCTGTTAGAGCTTTTGGGGCGTGGCGAGGGCGGAGCTATAACTTGGGGCAGCGAATGGGGAGAGTTTGTGATCAGAGATCCAGAGAGGCTGGCTAAACTGTGGGGGGAGAGGAAGGGCAAACCACACATGAATTATGATAAACTCAGCAGAGCTTTAAG aataCACCATCTGCCCCCTTCTCTGTCTTTCCTTCTCAGCTTTCCTTCTACAACTCTTCTATTGACAGGG CTTCCCTAA
- the LOC100537796 gene encoding uncharacterized protein isoform X1, whose product MECNCNSSLGPFSSTYWSRTVLFPDWAYKPAWSPGSRQVQLWHFLLELLGRGEGGAITWGSEWGEFVIRDPERLAKLWGERKGKPHMNYDKLSRALRYYYNKRILHKTKGKRFTYRFNFSKLILVNYPSLPTCPQNTPSAPFSVFPSQLSFYNSSIDRASMQSISHPLLLPYSFPKPLPFPQVHPIQRQIPFFPGPPPSGINLSELSSLSPVSSALQFSQSLNWPVKNSTDWPLNRVLGLQDRSELLNKNHESKEDRKIFPETNMHLKI is encoded by the exons ATGGAGTGTAATTGTAATTCCTCTCTCGGCCCTTTTTCCTCAACTTACTGGAGCAGAA CAGTGCTTTTTCCGGACTGGGCGTATAAACCCGCCTGGTCTCCGGGCTCGCGGCAGGTGCAGTTGTGGCACTTTCTGTTAGAGCTTTTGGGGCGTGGCGAGGGCGGAGCTATAACTTGGGGCAGCGAATGGGGAGAGTTTGTGATCAGAGATCCAGAGAGGCTGGCTAAACTGTGGGGGGAGAGGAAGGGCAAACCACACATGAATTATGATAAACTCAGCAGAGCTTTAAG gtattATTATAATAAGCGCATTTTACACAAGACCAAAGGAAAACGTTTTACCTACAGGTTTAACTTCAGCAAGCTAATCTTAGTGAACTATCCAAGTCTTCCAACCTGCCCACAG aataCACCATCTGCCCCCTTCTCTGTCTTTCCTTCTCAGCTTTCCTTCTACAACTCTTCTATTGACAGGG CTAGTATGCAGTCAATTTCTCATCCCCTTCTGCTGCCCTACAGCTTCCCTAAACCCCTCCCCTTTCCCCAGGTACATCCAATCCAAAGGCAGATTCCCTTCTTTCCTGGGCCACCTCCCTCAGGGATTAACCTATCAGAGCTCTCCTCCCTGTCACCAGTCAGCTCCGCCCTTCAGTTCAGCCAATCTTTAAACTGGCCAGTTAAAAACAGCACAGATTGGCCGCTCAACAGAGTTCTGGGATTACAAGACAGGAGTGAACTGCTAAATAAAAACCACGAGAGCAAAGAAGACAGAAAAATATTTCCAGAGACCAACATGCATTTGAAGATTTAG
- the LOC100537796 gene encoding uncharacterized protein isoform X2: MECNCNSSLGPFSSTYWSRMLFPDWAYKPAWSPGSRQVQLWHFLLELLGRGEGGAITWGSEWGEFVIRDPERLAKLWGERKGKPHMNYDKLSRALRYYYNKRILHKTKGKRFTYRFNFSKLILVNYPSLPTCPQNTPSAPFSVFPSQLSFYNSSIDRASMQSISHPLLLPYSFPKPLPFPQVHPIQRQIPFFPGPPPSGINLSELSSLSPVSSALQFSQSLNWPVKNSTDWPLNRVLGLQDRSELLNKNHESKEDRKIFPETNMHLKI; encoded by the exons ATGGAGTGTAATTGTAATTCCTCTCTCGGCCCTTTTTCCTCAACTTACTGGAGCAGAA TGCTTTTTCCGGACTGGGCGTATAAACCCGCCTGGTCTCCGGGCTCGCGGCAGGTGCAGTTGTGGCACTTTCTGTTAGAGCTTTTGGGGCGTGGCGAGGGCGGAGCTATAACTTGGGGCAGCGAATGGGGAGAGTTTGTGATCAGAGATCCAGAGAGGCTGGCTAAACTGTGGGGGGAGAGGAAGGGCAAACCACACATGAATTATGATAAACTCAGCAGAGCTTTAAG gtattATTATAATAAGCGCATTTTACACAAGACCAAAGGAAAACGTTTTACCTACAGGTTTAACTTCAGCAAGCTAATCTTAGTGAACTATCCAAGTCTTCCAACCTGCCCACAG aataCACCATCTGCCCCCTTCTCTGTCTTTCCTTCTCAGCTTTCCTTCTACAACTCTTCTATTGACAGGG CTAGTATGCAGTCAATTTCTCATCCCCTTCTGCTGCCCTACAGCTTCCCTAAACCCCTCCCCTTTCCCCAGGTACATCCAATCCAAAGGCAGATTCCCTTCTTTCCTGGGCCACCTCCCTCAGGGATTAACCTATCAGAGCTCTCCTCCCTGTCACCAGTCAGCTCCGCCCTTCAGTTCAGCCAATCTTTAAACTGGCCAGTTAAAAACAGCACAGATTGGCCGCTCAACAGAGTTCTGGGATTACAAGACAGGAGTGAACTGCTAAATAAAAACCACGAGAGCAAAGAAGACAGAAAAATATTTCCAGAGACCAACATGCATTTGAAGATTTAG
- the LOC100537796 gene encoding ETS domain-containing transcription factor ERF-like isoform X6, translating to MECNCNSSLGPFSSTYWSRMLFPDWAYKPAWSPGSRQVQLWHFLLELLGRGEGGAITWGSEWGEFVIRDPERLAKLWGERKGKPHMNYDKLSRALRYYYNKRILHKTKGKRFTYRFNFSKLILVNYPSLPTCPQNTPSAPFSVFPSQLSFYNSSIDRASLNPSPFPRYIQSKGRFPSFLGHLPQGLTYQSSPPCHQSAPPFSSANL from the exons ATGGAGTGTAATTGTAATTCCTCTCTCGGCCCTTTTTCCTCAACTTACTGGAGCAGAA TGCTTTTTCCGGACTGGGCGTATAAACCCGCCTGGTCTCCGGGCTCGCGGCAGGTGCAGTTGTGGCACTTTCTGTTAGAGCTTTTGGGGCGTGGCGAGGGCGGAGCTATAACTTGGGGCAGCGAATGGGGAGAGTTTGTGATCAGAGATCCAGAGAGGCTGGCTAAACTGTGGGGGGAGAGGAAGGGCAAACCACACATGAATTATGATAAACTCAGCAGAGCTTTAAG gtattATTATAATAAGCGCATTTTACACAAGACCAAAGGAAAACGTTTTACCTACAGGTTTAACTTCAGCAAGCTAATCTTAGTGAACTATCCAAGTCTTCCAACCTGCCCACAG aataCACCATCTGCCCCCTTCTCTGTCTTTCCTTCTCAGCTTTCCTTCTACAACTCTTCTATTGACAGGG CTTCCCTAAACCCCTCCCCTTTCCCCAGGTACATCCAATCCAAAGGCAGATTCCCTTCTTTCCTGGGCCACCTCCCTCAGGGATTAACCTATCAGAGCTCTCCTCCCTGTCACCAGTCAGCTCCGCCCTTCAGTTCAGCCAATCTTTAA
- the LOC100537796 gene encoding ETS domain-containing transcription factor ERF-like isoform X4, giving the protein MECNCNSSLGPFSSTYWSRMLFPDWAYKPAWSPGSRQVQLWHFLLELLGRGEGGAITWGSEWGEFVIRDPERLAKLWGERKGKPHMNYDKLSRALRYYYNKRILHKTKGKRFTYRFNFSKLILVNYPSLPTCPQNTPSAPFSVFPSQLSFYNSSIDRVCSQFLIPFCCPTASLNPSPFPRYIQSKGRFPSFLGHLPQGLTYQSSPPCHQSAPPFSSANL; this is encoded by the exons ATGGAGTGTAATTGTAATTCCTCTCTCGGCCCTTTTTCCTCAACTTACTGGAGCAGAA TGCTTTTTCCGGACTGGGCGTATAAACCCGCCTGGTCTCCGGGCTCGCGGCAGGTGCAGTTGTGGCACTTTCTGTTAGAGCTTTTGGGGCGTGGCGAGGGCGGAGCTATAACTTGGGGCAGCGAATGGGGAGAGTTTGTGATCAGAGATCCAGAGAGGCTGGCTAAACTGTGGGGGGAGAGGAAGGGCAAACCACACATGAATTATGATAAACTCAGCAGAGCTTTAAG gtattATTATAATAAGCGCATTTTACACAAGACCAAAGGAAAACGTTTTACCTACAGGTTTAACTTCAGCAAGCTAATCTTAGTGAACTATCCAAGTCTTCCAACCTGCCCACAG aataCACCATCTGCCCCCTTCTCTGTCTTTCCTTCTCAGCTTTCCTTCTACAACTCTTCTATTGACAGGG TATGCAGTCAATTTCTCATCCCCTTCTGCTGCCCTACAGCTTCCCTAAACCCCTCCCCTTTCCCCAGGTACATCCAATCCAAAGGCAGATTCCCTTCTTTCCTGGGCCACCTCCCTCAGGGATTAACCTATCAGAGCTCTCCTCCCTGTCACCAGTCAGCTCCGCCCTTCAGTTCAGCCAATCTTTAA
- the zgc:152670 gene encoding uncharacterized protein isoform X1: MAMKELTLFVVCSWFVSITEQEFFSSVDQVSQLFNEEENLLDTFSLYIDAEEENLKKMKSLLLLLQLGSFSNPQSPEETMRDPVAAFKLLKRLRHEWVNIAKFTQQSLYQEFQTLLDYSLIPELEDINSAALGLIGLQEIYKLYPHNITKETPLSADEAYYIGLVAYEEDKFQHAFLWFLHSLNRLTDFSSTTKNDLLRFLSSSAYQFGSLPVAIYFGQKLLNLDPSNEEIKVQLGLYRLIRLQRTSNPDIFTLNTQSNNSYEALCRGEVDERTSKRQRALSCRYSTGGGNPRLMYAPVKEEELWDEPKIIRYHDVISDTEIETLKDIARPELTRSQTGWGVISDIRTSQSVFLEEVGTVARISQRIADITGLSVESAEKLHDEVNERTATFLIYMSDVEVGGATVFTNVGVAVKPEKGSAVFWYNLHKNGELDLKTKHAGCPVLVGNKWVANKWIHEFGQEFRRPCSLSQWE; encoded by the exons ATGGCGATGAAGGAGCTGACATTATTTGTGGTGTGTTCGTGGTTTGTCAGTATAACTGAACAAGAATTCTTCTCATCAGTAG ATCAAGTTTCACAACTTTTTAATGAAGAGGAAAACCTTCTGGACACCTTCAGCTTGTATATTGATGCTGAAGAGGAAAACCTAAAGAAAATGAAGAG TCTTCTTCTGCTTCTTCAACTGGGATCATTCTCCAACCCACAGAGCCCCGAGGAAACCATGAGAGACCCTGTGGCAGCTTTCAAACTCCTCAAACGACTGAGACATGAATGGGTGAATATTGCCAAATTCACTCAGCAGAGTCTTTATCAGG AGTTTCAGACACTACTAGATTATTCACTCATCCCAGAGCTGGAGGATATAAACAGTGCTGCTTTAGGACTGATCGGGCTGCAGGAGATCTACAAACTCTACCCACACAATATAACAAAGG AAACACCTCTTAGTGCAGATGAAGCCTACTATATTGGCCTGGTTGCTTATGAAGAGGACAAATTCCAGCATGCCTTTCTCTGGTTTTTGCACAGTCTAAACAGACTGACAGATTTCTCATCCACTACTAAGAATGATTTGCTACGTTTTCTTAGTTCCTCTGCCTATCAGTTTGGCAGCCTACCTGTGGCAATTTATTTTGGCCAAAAGCTTCTAAATctgg ATCCAAGTAATGAAGAAATCAAAGTTCAACTGGGCCTTTACAGACTCATTCGTTTGCAGAGAACTTCAAACCCTGACATTTTTACATTGAACACACAGTCAAATAACTCCTACGAGGCCCTGTGTAGAGGAGAGGTTGATGAGAGG ACCTCCAAGAGGCAGAGGGCGCTGTCCTGTAGGTACAGCACGGGTGGAGGAAACCCCAGACTTATGTATGCACCAGTGAAAGAGGAGGAGTTGTGGGACGAGCCTAAAATCATCAGATATCATGATGTGATCTCAGACACAGAGATAGAGACGCTCAAGGATATCGCCAGACCTGAG CTTACTAGGTCTCAGACTGGATGGGGAGTAATTTCAGACATTCGTACTTCTCAAAG tgtttttctaGAGGAGGTTGGCACAGTTGCTCGCATCAGTCAGAGGATTGCAGATATCACAGGACTGTCTGTTGAATCAGCTGAAAAACTACAT GATGAGGTGAATGAAAGGACTGCTACATTCCTAATTTAT ATGAGTGATGTGGAGGTAGGGGGCGCTACTGTGTTCACTAATGTCGGAGTTGCTGTCAAGCCGGAAAAG GGCTCCGCCGTGTTTTGGTACAACTTACACAAAAATGGAGAGctggatttaaaaacaaaacacgcAGGATGTCCAGTTTTAGTGGGAAACAAATGGG TGGCTAATAAATGGATCCATGAGTTTGGACAGGAGTTCAGGAGACCCTGCTCTTTGTCACAATGGGAATGA
- the LOC100537796 gene encoding ETS domain-containing transcription factor ERF-like isoform X10, giving the protein MECNCNSSLGPFSSTYWSRMLFPDWAYKPAWSPGSRQVQLWHFLLELLGRGEGGAITWGSEWGEFVIRDPERLAKLWGERKGKPHMNYDKLSRALRIHHLPPSLSFLLSFPSTTLLLTGLP; this is encoded by the exons ATGGAGTGTAATTGTAATTCCTCTCTCGGCCCTTTTTCCTCAACTTACTGGAGCAGAA TGCTTTTTCCGGACTGGGCGTATAAACCCGCCTGGTCTCCGGGCTCGCGGCAGGTGCAGTTGTGGCACTTTCTGTTAGAGCTTTTGGGGCGTGGCGAGGGCGGAGCTATAACTTGGGGCAGCGAATGGGGAGAGTTTGTGATCAGAGATCCAGAGAGGCTGGCTAAACTGTGGGGGGAGAGGAAGGGCAAACCACACATGAATTATGATAAACTCAGCAGAGCTTTAAG aataCACCATCTGCCCCCTTCTCTGTCTTTCCTTCTCAGCTTTCCTTCTACAACTCTTCTATTGACAGGG CTTCCCTAA
- the zgc:152670 gene encoding uncharacterized protein isoform X2 has protein sequence MKSLLLLLQLGSFSNPQSPEETMRDPVAAFKLLKRLRHEWVNIAKFTQQSLYQEFQTLLDYSLIPELEDINSAALGLIGLQEIYKLYPHNITKETPLSADEAYYIGLVAYEEDKFQHAFLWFLHSLNRLTDFSSTTKNDLLRFLSSSAYQFGSLPVAIYFGQKLLNLDPSNEEIKVQLGLYRLIRLQRTSNPDIFTLNTQSNNSYEALCRGEVDERTSKRQRALSCRYSTGGGNPRLMYAPVKEEELWDEPKIIRYHDVISDTEIETLKDIARPELTRSQTGWGVISDIRTSQSVFLEEVGTVARISQRIADITGLSVESAEKLHVQNYGIGGRYTPHFDTGDEVNERTATFLIYMSDVEVGGATVFTNVGVAVKPEKGSAVFWYNLHKNGELDLKTKHAGCPVLVGNKWVANKWIHEFGQEFRRPCSLSQWE, from the exons ATGAAGAG TCTTCTTCTGCTTCTTCAACTGGGATCATTCTCCAACCCACAGAGCCCCGAGGAAACCATGAGAGACCCTGTGGCAGCTTTCAAACTCCTCAAACGACTGAGACATGAATGGGTGAATATTGCCAAATTCACTCAGCAGAGTCTTTATCAGG AGTTTCAGACACTACTAGATTATTCACTCATCCCAGAGCTGGAGGATATAAACAGTGCTGCTTTAGGACTGATCGGGCTGCAGGAGATCTACAAACTCTACCCACACAATATAACAAAGG AAACACCTCTTAGTGCAGATGAAGCCTACTATATTGGCCTGGTTGCTTATGAAGAGGACAAATTCCAGCATGCCTTTCTCTGGTTTTTGCACAGTCTAAACAGACTGACAGATTTCTCATCCACTACTAAGAATGATTTGCTACGTTTTCTTAGTTCCTCTGCCTATCAGTTTGGCAGCCTACCTGTGGCAATTTATTTTGGCCAAAAGCTTCTAAATctgg ATCCAAGTAATGAAGAAATCAAAGTTCAACTGGGCCTTTACAGACTCATTCGTTTGCAGAGAACTTCAAACCCTGACATTTTTACATTGAACACACAGTCAAATAACTCCTACGAGGCCCTGTGTAGAGGAGAGGTTGATGAGAGG ACCTCCAAGAGGCAGAGGGCGCTGTCCTGTAGGTACAGCACGGGTGGAGGAAACCCCAGACTTATGTATGCACCAGTGAAAGAGGAGGAGTTGTGGGACGAGCCTAAAATCATCAGATATCATGATGTGATCTCAGACACAGAGATAGAGACGCTCAAGGATATCGCCAGACCTGAG CTTACTAGGTCTCAGACTGGATGGGGAGTAATTTCAGACATTCGTACTTCTCAAAG tgtttttctaGAGGAGGTTGGCACAGTTGCTCGCATCAGTCAGAGGATTGCAGATATCACAGGACTGTCTGTTGAATCAGCTGAAAAACTACAT GTTCAAAATTATGGGATTGGTGGGAGATATACTCCACATTTTGATACAGGG GATGAGGTGAATGAAAGGACTGCTACATTCCTAATTTAT ATGAGTGATGTGGAGGTAGGGGGCGCTACTGTGTTCACTAATGTCGGAGTTGCTGTCAAGCCGGAAAAG GGCTCCGCCGTGTTTTGGTACAACTTACACAAAAATGGAGAGctggatttaaaaacaaaacacgcAGGATGTCCAGTTTTAGTGGGAAACAAATGGG TGGCTAATAAATGGATCCATGAGTTTGGACAGGAGTTCAGGAGACCCTGCTCTTTGTCACAATGGGAATGA
- the LOC100537796 gene encoding ETS domain-containing transcription factor ERF-like isoform X5: protein MECNCNSSLGPFSSTYWSRTVLFPDWAYKPAWSPGSRQVQLWHFLLELLGRGEGGAITWGSEWGEFVIRDPERLAKLWGERKGKPHMNYDKLSRALRYYYNKRILHKTKGKRFTYRFNFSKLILVNYPSLPTCPQNTPSAPFSVFPSQLSFYNSSIDRASLNPSPFPRYIQSKGRFPSFLGHLPQGLTYQSSPPCHQSAPPFSSANL from the exons ATGGAGTGTAATTGTAATTCCTCTCTCGGCCCTTTTTCCTCAACTTACTGGAGCAGAA CAGTGCTTTTTCCGGACTGGGCGTATAAACCCGCCTGGTCTCCGGGCTCGCGGCAGGTGCAGTTGTGGCACTTTCTGTTAGAGCTTTTGGGGCGTGGCGAGGGCGGAGCTATAACTTGGGGCAGCGAATGGGGAGAGTTTGTGATCAGAGATCCAGAGAGGCTGGCTAAACTGTGGGGGGAGAGGAAGGGCAAACCACACATGAATTATGATAAACTCAGCAGAGCTTTAAG gtattATTATAATAAGCGCATTTTACACAAGACCAAAGGAAAACGTTTTACCTACAGGTTTAACTTCAGCAAGCTAATCTTAGTGAACTATCCAAGTCTTCCAACCTGCCCACAG aataCACCATCTGCCCCCTTCTCTGTCTTTCCTTCTCAGCTTTCCTTCTACAACTCTTCTATTGACAGGG CTTCCCTAAACCCCTCCCCTTTCCCCAGGTACATCCAATCCAAAGGCAGATTCCCTTCTTTCCTGGGCCACCTCCCTCAGGGATTAACCTATCAGAGCTCTCCTCCCTGTCACCAGTCAGCTCCGCCCTTCAGTTCAGCCAATCTTTAA
- the zgc:152670 gene encoding uncharacterized protein LOC557059 precursor, whose protein sequence is MAMKELTLFVVCSWFVSITEQEFFSSVDQVSQLFNEEENLLDTFSLYIDAEEENLKKMKSLLLLLQLGSFSNPQSPEETMRDPVAAFKLLKRLRHEWVNIAKFTQQSLYQEFQTLLDYSLIPELEDINSAALGLIGLQEIYKLYPHNITKETPLSADEAYYIGLVAYEEDKFQHAFLWFLHSLNRLTDFSSTTKNDLLRFLSSSAYQFGSLPVAIYFGQKLLNLDPSNEEIKVQLGLYRLIRLQRTSNPDIFTLNTQSNNSYEALCRGEVDERTSKRQRALSCRYSTGGGNPRLMYAPVKEEELWDEPKIIRYHDVISDTEIETLKDIARPELTRSQTGWGVISDIRTSQSVFLEEVGTVARISQRIADITGLSVESAEKLHVQNYGIGGRYTPHFDTGDEVNERTATFLIYMSDVEVGGATVFTNVGVAVKPEKGSAVFWYNLHKNGELDLKTKHAGCPVLVGNKWVANKWIHEFGQEFRRPCSLSQWE, encoded by the exons ATGGCGATGAAGGAGCTGACATTATTTGTGGTGTGTTCGTGGTTTGTCAGTATAACTGAACAAGAATTCTTCTCATCAGTAG ATCAAGTTTCACAACTTTTTAATGAAGAGGAAAACCTTCTGGACACCTTCAGCTTGTATATTGATGCTGAAGAGGAAAACCTAAAGAAAATGAAGAG TCTTCTTCTGCTTCTTCAACTGGGATCATTCTCCAACCCACAGAGCCCCGAGGAAACCATGAGAGACCCTGTGGCAGCTTTCAAACTCCTCAAACGACTGAGACATGAATGGGTGAATATTGCCAAATTCACTCAGCAGAGTCTTTATCAGG AGTTTCAGACACTACTAGATTATTCACTCATCCCAGAGCTGGAGGATATAAACAGTGCTGCTTTAGGACTGATCGGGCTGCAGGAGATCTACAAACTCTACCCACACAATATAACAAAGG AAACACCTCTTAGTGCAGATGAAGCCTACTATATTGGCCTGGTTGCTTATGAAGAGGACAAATTCCAGCATGCCTTTCTCTGGTTTTTGCACAGTCTAAACAGACTGACAGATTTCTCATCCACTACTAAGAATGATTTGCTACGTTTTCTTAGTTCCTCTGCCTATCAGTTTGGCAGCCTACCTGTGGCAATTTATTTTGGCCAAAAGCTTCTAAATctgg ATCCAAGTAATGAAGAAATCAAAGTTCAACTGGGCCTTTACAGACTCATTCGTTTGCAGAGAACTTCAAACCCTGACATTTTTACATTGAACACACAGTCAAATAACTCCTACGAGGCCCTGTGTAGAGGAGAGGTTGATGAGAGG ACCTCCAAGAGGCAGAGGGCGCTGTCCTGTAGGTACAGCACGGGTGGAGGAAACCCCAGACTTATGTATGCACCAGTGAAAGAGGAGGAGTTGTGGGACGAGCCTAAAATCATCAGATATCATGATGTGATCTCAGACACAGAGATAGAGACGCTCAAGGATATCGCCAGACCTGAG CTTACTAGGTCTCAGACTGGATGGGGAGTAATTTCAGACATTCGTACTTCTCAAAG tgtttttctaGAGGAGGTTGGCACAGTTGCTCGCATCAGTCAGAGGATTGCAGATATCACAGGACTGTCTGTTGAATCAGCTGAAAAACTACAT GTTCAAAATTATGGGATTGGTGGGAGATATACTCCACATTTTGATACAGGG GATGAGGTGAATGAAAGGACTGCTACATTCCTAATTTAT ATGAGTGATGTGGAGGTAGGGGGCGCTACTGTGTTCACTAATGTCGGAGTTGCTGTCAAGCCGGAAAAG GGCTCCGCCGTGTTTTGGTACAACTTACACAAAAATGGAGAGctggatttaaaaacaaaacacgcAGGATGTCCAGTTTTAGTGGGAAACAAATGGG TGGCTAATAAATGGATCCATGAGTTTGGACAGGAGTTCAGGAGACCCTGCTCTTTGTCACAATGGGAATGA
- the LOC100537796 gene encoding ETS domain-containing transcription factor ERF-like isoform X8, whose amino-acid sequence MECNCNSSLGPFSSTYWSRTVLFPDWAYKPAWSPGSRQVQLWHFLLELLGRGEGGAITWGSEWGEFVIRDPERLAKLWGERKGKPHMNYDKLSRALRIHHLPPSLSFLLSFPSTTLLLTGYAVNFSSPSAALQLP is encoded by the exons ATGGAGTGTAATTGTAATTCCTCTCTCGGCCCTTTTTCCTCAACTTACTGGAGCAGAA CAGTGCTTTTTCCGGACTGGGCGTATAAACCCGCCTGGTCTCCGGGCTCGCGGCAGGTGCAGTTGTGGCACTTTCTGTTAGAGCTTTTGGGGCGTGGCGAGGGCGGAGCTATAACTTGGGGCAGCGAATGGGGAGAGTTTGTGATCAGAGATCCAGAGAGGCTGGCTAAACTGTGGGGGGAGAGGAAGGGCAAACCACACATGAATTATGATAAACTCAGCAGAGCTTTAAG aataCACCATCTGCCCCCTTCTCTGTCTTTCCTTCTCAGCTTTCCTTCTACAACTCTTCTATTGACAGGG TATGCAGTCAATTTCTCATCCCCTTCTGCTGCCCTACAGCTTCCCTAA